A genomic window from Sorex araneus isolate mSorAra2 chromosome 2, mSorAra2.pri, whole genome shotgun sequence includes:
- the LOC101550495 gene encoding high affinity copper uptake protein 1-like — protein MDHSHLHSGMSTMGHTSTPAPPHLPPATSGPHSHGGGAHSMPMTFYFGYKNVELLFAGLLIDLAVAMAMAFVALFLLALGYEGLKRAREGLCAQCSAFPRTDGTCPKETPGQQLLSAAHLLQTALHVLQVALSYLLMLTAMTYNA, from the coding sequence ATGGACCACTCGCACCTTCACTCCGGGATGAGCACCATGGGGCACACCAGCACCCCGGCCCCTCCTCACCTGCCCCCGGCCACCTCGGGACCCCATTCCCACGGCGGCGGCGCACACTCGATGCCCATGACCTTCTACTTCGGCTACAAGAATGTGGAGCTGCTGTTTGCGGGGCTGCTGATCGACTTGGCTGTGGCCATGGCCATGGCTTTCGTGGCTCTGTTTCTGCTGGCCCTGGGCTACGAGGGACTCAAGAGAGCTCGCGAGGGGCTCTGCGCCCAGTGCTCGGCTTTCCCCAGAACAGACGGAACCTGCCCCAAGGAGACGCCTGGGCAGCAGCTGCTGAGCGCCGCTCACCTCCTGCAGACGGCGCTGCACGTGCTCCAGGTGGCCCTGAGCTACCTGCTGATGCTGACCGCCATGACCTACAACGCCTAA